One Oscillospiraceae bacterium genomic region harbors:
- the polA gene encoding DNA polymerase I, protein MKLMVLDGNSLVNRAFFGIKLLTTKDGRYTNAIYGFQNILLNLLAAHKPDAVAIAWDLRAPTFRHKAYDGYKATRHGMPEELAQQMPVLKELLTDLGFVQVSSEGWEADDILGTLAAACEAAGGTTLLATGDRDSLQLVDDNTTVLLATNKETISMDPAAIREKYGVEPQQLIDVKSLMGDSSDNIPGVPGIGEKTALALVAKFGTLENIYANLEDKAIKPGQRAKLSANRDKADLSYMLGTIRKDAPIETDPAAYIRQSGDPAAAAQLLATLEMHKMVDRWGLEENGAAAAPVDAALPEEVEPAPLPLLVEGRLFVAQNADGGWYAVQGQEVYLPDTDRLAALLDSDAEIWVFDAKPLYRLALEQGHIGKALHFDGKLAAYLLNPSASSYAVKSLAAEYGVAAAFHCEAAPDAGVLAALLEKLAAELDASGQRKLHDEMELPLARVLADMERIGFAVDADGIRAFGDSLRGELDGILQNIYTEVGYEFNVNSPKQLGEALFDKLGLPPRKKNARGYSTDAATLESLRPYSPVIDEILKYRTYAKLLSTYVDGLLAAQAADGRVHSTFIQTETRTGRISSTEPNLQNIPIRTELGSRLRGYFVAGDGQQLVDADYSQIELRILAHITGDEHMQQAFLNGADIHRSTAAKIYHIPESEVTPQLRSASKAINFGIMYGKGAYSLSKDLDVSVKEADAFLKTYLDTFPKVDGYMQDCIAHAKEKGYVETLFGRRRALPELASSNFQVRASGERMARNTPIQGTAADIIKLAMVHVWQRLRDEKLQARLLLQVHDELIVEAPDSEVDTVRRILQEEMEHVVHYNVPLTTEVGTGKTWLEAH, encoded by the coding sequence ATGAAACTGATGGTACTGGACGGCAACAGTCTGGTCAACCGCGCGTTTTTCGGCATCAAGCTGTTGACGACCAAGGACGGCCGCTATACCAACGCCATTTACGGCTTCCAGAATATACTGCTCAACCTGCTGGCCGCCCACAAGCCCGATGCTGTGGCCATCGCCTGGGATTTGCGCGCCCCGACGTTCCGCCACAAGGCCTACGACGGCTACAAGGCCACCCGCCACGGCATGCCCGAGGAGCTGGCCCAGCAAATGCCCGTACTGAAAGAATTGCTGACCGACCTGGGCTTTGTGCAGGTAAGCAGTGAGGGCTGGGAGGCCGACGATATTTTGGGCACCCTGGCCGCCGCCTGCGAGGCCGCCGGCGGCACCACCCTGCTGGCCACCGGCGACCGGGACAGCCTGCAGTTGGTGGACGACAACACCACCGTTCTGCTGGCCACCAACAAAGAGACGATTTCCATGGACCCCGCCGCCATCCGCGAAAAGTATGGTGTGGAGCCGCAGCAGCTCATAGACGTCAAGAGCCTGATGGGCGATTCGTCCGATAATATCCCCGGTGTGCCGGGCATCGGCGAAAAGACCGCCCTGGCCCTGGTGGCGAAGTTCGGCACGCTGGAAAATATTTACGCGAACCTCGAGGACAAGGCCATCAAGCCCGGCCAGCGGGCCAAGCTTTCTGCCAACCGCGATAAGGCGGACCTGTCCTACATGCTGGGTACCATCCGCAAGGACGCGCCCATCGAGACGGACCCCGCCGCCTATATCCGCCAGTCCGGCGACCCCGCCGCAGCCGCCCAGCTGCTGGCCACGCTGGAAATGCATAAGATGGTGGACCGCTGGGGTCTGGAGGAGAACGGCGCCGCTGCCGCCCCCGTGGACGCTGCTCTGCCGGAAGAAGTAGAGCCGGCCCCCCTGCCGCTGCTGGTGGAAGGCCGCCTGTTTGTGGCCCAAAACGCCGACGGCGGCTGGTACGCCGTACAGGGACAGGAAGTCTACCTGCCAGACACCGACCGCCTGGCCGCCCTGCTGGACAGCGATGCCGAAATCTGGGTCTTTGACGCGAAGCCCCTCTACCGCCTGGCACTGGAGCAGGGGCATATTGGCAAAGCCCTGCATTTTGACGGCAAGCTGGCCGCGTACCTGCTCAATCCTTCCGCTAGCAGCTATGCGGTAAAGTCTCTGGCTGCTGAGTACGGCGTGGCGGCGGCGTTCCACTGCGAAGCCGCCCCCGATGCCGGGGTGCTGGCCGCGCTGCTGGAAAAGCTGGCCGCCGAACTGGACGCCAGCGGCCAGCGCAAACTGCACGATGAGATGGAGCTGCCGCTGGCCCGCGTGCTGGCGGACATGGAGCGCATCGGCTTTGCGGTAGACGCCGACGGCATCCGCGCCTTTGGCGACAGCCTGCGGGGCGAGCTGGACGGCATCCTGCAGAATATCTACACTGAGGTGGGCTACGAGTTCAACGTGAACAGCCCCAAGCAGCTGGGCGAAGCCCTGTTTGACAAGCTGGGCCTGCCGCCGCGCAAGAAAAACGCCCGCGGCTACTCCACCGACGCCGCCACGCTGGAAAGCCTGCGTCCTTACAGCCCGGTCATTGATGAGATCTTAAAGTATCGCACCTACGCCAAACTGCTGTCTACCTACGTAGATGGCCTGTTGGCGGCGCAGGCGGCGGACGGTCGGGTGCACTCCACCTTTATCCAGACCGAGACCCGCACCGGGCGCATCTCCTCCACCGAACCGAACCTGCAGAACATCCCCATCCGCACCGAGCTGGGCAGCCGCCTGCGTGGCTACTTTGTGGCCGGGGACGGCCAGCAGTTGGTGGACGCCGATTACTCCCAGATCGAGCTGCGCATTCTGGCGCACATCACCGGCGACGAGCACATGCAGCAGGCGTTTTTGAACGGCGCGGACATTCACCGCTCCACCGCCGCCAAAATTTACCACATCCCCGAAAGCGAAGTCACGCCGCAGCTGCGCTCGGCCAGCAAGGCCATCAACTTCGGCATCATGTACGGCAAGGGTGCCTACTCGCTGAGCAAGGATCTGGACGTCTCGGTGAAAGAGGCAGACGCTTTCCTGAAGACTTACCTTGACACCTTCCCCAAGGTGGACGGCTACATGCAGGACTGCATTGCCCACGCCAAGGAGAAAGGCTACGTGGAAACGCTGTTTGGCCGCCGCCGCGCCCTGCCGGAGCTGGCCAGTTCCAACTTCCAGGTACGCGCCAGCGGCGAGCGGATGGCCCGCAACACGCCCATCCAGGGCACGGCCGCGGACATCATCAAGCTGGCTATGGTGCATGTGTGGCAGCGCCTGCGGGATGAGAAATTGCAGGCCCGCCTGCTGCTGCAGGTACACGACGAACTGATCGTAGAGGCACCGGACAGTGAAGTGGACACCGTGCGCCGCATTTTGCAGGAGGAAATGGAGCATGTGGTGCACTACAACGTGCCCCTGACCACCGAGGTAGGCACCGGCAAGACCTGGCTGGAAGCGCATTAA
- the dusB gene encoding tRNA dihydrouridine synthase DusB — MQLRNLQIPVGAVFAPMAGLTDAACRHLMADHGAAWTVSEMASAKALNFNDQKSFALLKDAHPHGLYAIQLFGCEPEALEKAVLLVREKGIRFDILDINMGCPAPKITNSGAGSKLLLDPPLCGRMVAAARRALGEDTPLTVKMRIGWDAEHMTGVEVAKQCEANGADLIAVHGRTREQMYVPPIDAGAIAAIKQAVSIPVLANGDITTAEGALTLLKETGCDGVMIGRGSLGDPWLFEQIRAALLGEEAPAEPTLNQRMNALRAQIYEMCEEKGEWLAMPQARSQAMHYMKGLRGAASLRRYCSMLEHFTDVDKLIDAVYRLQE, encoded by the coding sequence ATGCAGTTACGCAATTTGCAGATCCCTGTGGGGGCGGTGTTTGCCCCGATGGCAGGCCTGACAGACGCTGCCTGCCGCCACCTGATGGCCGACCACGGTGCAGCCTGGACCGTCAGCGAGATGGCCAGCGCCAAGGCCCTGAACTTTAACGACCAAAAGTCCTTTGCTCTGCTCAAAGATGCCCACCCCCACGGGCTGTACGCTATCCAGCTGTTCGGCTGTGAGCCGGAAGCCCTGGAAAAGGCCGTTTTGCTGGTGCGGGAAAAGGGCATCCGGTTTGACATTTTGGACATCAACATGGGCTGCCCCGCGCCCAAAATCACCAACAGCGGTGCGGGCAGTAAGCTGCTGCTGGACCCACCCCTCTGCGGACGGATGGTCGCTGCGGCCCGCCGCGCCCTGGGCGAGGATACGCCCCTGACGGTGAAGATGCGCATCGGCTGGGACGCCGAACACATGACCGGCGTGGAGGTGGCAAAACAGTGCGAGGCCAACGGCGCGGACCTGATCGCCGTGCATGGCCGCACGCGGGAGCAGATGTACGTGCCACCCATTGATGCCGGTGCAATTGCCGCCATCAAGCAGGCGGTGTCCATCCCGGTGCTGGCCAACGGCGATATTACCACTGCCGAGGGGGCGCTTACCTTATTAAAAGAGACCGGCTGCGACGGCGTGATGATCGGCCGCGGCTCACTGGGCGACCCGTGGCTGTTTGAGCAGATCCGCGCGGCCCTGCTGGGCGAGGAAGCCCCCGCTGAGCCGACGCTGAACCAGCGGATGAACGCCCTGCGGGCGCAAATTTACGAAATGTGCGAGGAAAAAGGCGAGTGGCTCGCCATGCCTCAGGCCCGCAGCCAGGCCATGCACTATATGAAGGGTCTGCGGGGTGCAGCCTCCCTGCGGCGCTACTGCTCCATGCTGGAGCATTTCACCGATGTGGACAAGCTCATCGATGCGGTGTATCGGCTGCAGGAGTGA
- the yfbR gene encoding 5'-deoxynucleotidase: MKTYPFSALLGRMKYITRWSLMRSGRAESLSEHTADTALLAHALCLVGQKCLGTGADLRPEMVATAALYHDAPEILTGDMPTPVKYKNEALRSAYKAVEQESARLMASLQPEALRSETEEFLTGRVLNDAERKILKAADRLSALIKCLEECQSGNREFEAAREQQLAALHGMDCPEAEYFITHMLPCYTQNLDELTRGRF, encoded by the coding sequence ATGAAAACTTATCCCTTCAGTGCCCTGCTGGGCCGTATGAAGTACATCACCCGCTGGAGCCTGATGCGCAGCGGCCGCGCCGAAAGCCTGAGCGAGCATACGGCAGACACCGCCCTGCTGGCCCACGCGCTTTGCTTAGTTGGCCAAAAGTGCTTGGGCACCGGAGCCGACCTGCGGCCCGAAATGGTAGCCACGGCGGCGCTGTACCACGATGCGCCGGAAATTTTGACCGGCGACATGCCCACCCCAGTGAAGTACAAAAATGAAGCCCTGCGCAGCGCCTACAAGGCGGTAGAGCAGGAAAGTGCCCGGCTGATGGCCAGCCTGCAGCCCGAAGCCCTGCGCAGCGAGACCGAGGAATTTTTGACCGGCCGCGTGCTAAATGACGCCGAGCGGAAAATTTTAAAGGCAGCGGACCGGCTCTCGGCCTTAATCAAGTGTTTGGAAGAGTGCCAGAGCGGCAACCGGGAGTTTGAAGCCGCGCGGGAGCAGCAGCTGGCCGCCCTGCACGGAATGGACTGCCCCGAAGCGGAGTATTTCATCACCCACATGCTGCCGTGCTATACGCAGAATCTGGATGAGCTGACGAGAGGAAGGTTTTGA
- a CDS encoding YfhO family protein: MKLQLPGKKTRYCQVFWLCLLAAAALFAPHCLVDAVAGGGYFHYAGDFNDQQINFYQYANSFIKQGGSFSWATDLGSGFVNSYSFYLLGSPFFWLTLLVPARFMPWMMVPLLCLKIALAGGGGYLWARRWVRDEDWSMLAGCLYAFSGFTVYNIFFNHFLDVVALFPYMLAALDDAVIDGRKGRFPFWVAVNLLNNYFFFAGQAVFLIIYFFCMLAGHAYKIGPRKFALLAGETLLGCAMGCVLLLPAGLSLLQNPRTIDPFNGMGYLVYGKAQQYGAIFYSAFLMPDAPYFKDMFSEGILKHTSMTAYLPVVGIAGGLAFCRGRRSHPFTYILKVCVVCAFVPILNSLFYALNSSYYARWYYMPVLVLCGATASLLARPHLARRELPRAWGLTLAVTLSAAAFGLVPYTDDDGVTTLGVTEEPARFWAILGVSVLGLVIFGVLWHFFRDRQRWPTVMLAAVLVFSFVYGSVHLSLTKYAQWDTDSDLIAETYDSVQEIKEALPDDAFYRIDAYGAHNNLGLWFDKSCLQFFNSTVAPSIMEFYPEVGVKRDVNSKPEVQNYALRGLLSVRYTLVAKDADSNWQGEDMDGWDLVGSTSAYQIYENKNWVPMGFAQQYYVTADQLDQVGEDSRAQILLRAVLLDEDQIAAYGDLLQPIPDDRLTNCTQDTYAEDCTACRAEAVENFTATRTGFTAETDYDTDRLVFFSVPYDDGFTAAINGEPAKIEKVDNGLMALRVPAGQTSITCTYHTPGLRTGTIISLAALAVYGAYLVVLKRKKCL, encoded by the coding sequence ATGAAATTGCAGCTTCCCGGCAAAAAAACAAGATACTGTCAGGTGTTCTGGCTCTGCCTGCTGGCGGCGGCCGCCCTGTTTGCGCCCCACTGCCTGGTGGATGCCGTCGCAGGCGGCGGGTACTTCCATTACGCGGGCGATTTCAATGACCAGCAGATCAACTTTTACCAGTACGCCAACAGCTTCATCAAGCAGGGGGGCAGCTTCAGTTGGGCTACCGATCTGGGCAGCGGGTTTGTCAATTCCTACTCGTTCTACCTGCTGGGCAGCCCGTTTTTCTGGCTGACGCTGCTGGTGCCCGCGCGGTTCATGCCGTGGATGATGGTGCCGCTGCTCTGCCTGAAAATCGCCCTGGCCGGGGGCGGCGGCTACCTTTGGGCGCGCCGCTGGGTGCGGGACGAGGATTGGAGCATGCTGGCCGGCTGCCTGTATGCCTTCTCCGGCTTTACGGTGTACAACATCTTCTTCAACCACTTTTTGGACGTTGTGGCGCTGTTTCCATACATGCTGGCGGCGCTGGATGATGCGGTCATCGATGGCAGAAAAGGTCGCTTCCCGTTCTGGGTGGCGGTGAATCTGCTCAACAACTACTTTTTCTTTGCCGGGCAGGCGGTCTTTCTCATCATCTACTTTTTCTGCATGCTGGCGGGGCATGCCTACAAAATCGGCCCCCGCAAGTTTGCATTGCTGGCAGGGGAGACCCTGCTGGGCTGTGCCATGGGCTGCGTGCTGCTGCTTCCTGCCGGGCTGTCACTGCTGCAAAACCCACGCACCATCGACCCATTCAACGGCATGGGCTACCTGGTCTACGGCAAGGCCCAGCAGTACGGGGCCATTTTTTACAGCGCCTTTTTGATGCCCGACGCCCCCTACTTTAAGGATATGTTCAGCGAAGGCATCCTCAAACATACCAGCATGACGGCCTACCTGCCGGTGGTGGGCATTGCGGGCGGGCTGGCGTTCTGCCGCGGGCGGCGCAGCCACCCGTTCACCTACATTTTAAAGGTGTGCGTGGTCTGCGCCTTTGTGCCCATCCTTAACAGCCTGTTCTATGCCCTCAATTCCAGCTACTACGCCCGGTGGTACTACATGCCGGTGCTGGTGCTGTGCGGGGCCACAGCGTCGCTGCTGGCACGGCCCCACCTGGCCCGGAGGGAACTGCCCCGCGCCTGGGGTTTGACGCTGGCCGTTACTCTCTCGGCGGCGGCGTTCGGCCTGGTGCCCTATACCGATGATGACGGCGTGACCACCCTCGGCGTCACCGAGGAACCCGCCCGCTTCTGGGCCATCCTGGGCGTATCGGTGCTGGGATTGGTGATCTTCGGCGTGCTGTGGCACTTCTTCCGGGATCGCCAGCGTTGGCCTACCGTAATGCTGGCCGCCGTGCTGGTGTTCAGCTTTGTCTATGGCAGCGTGCACCTTTCGTTGACCAAGTACGCCCAGTGGGATACCGACAGCGACCTGATCGCGGAAACGTATGATTCTGTGCAGGAGATCAAGGAAGCCCTGCCGGACGATGCGTTCTACCGCATCGATGCCTACGGCGCCCACAACAATCTGGGCCTGTGGTTTGACAAAAGCTGTTTGCAGTTTTTCAATTCCACGGTTGCCCCCAGCATCATGGAGTTTTATCCGGAAGTGGGCGTCAAGCGGGACGTCAACTCCAAGCCGGAGGTCCAAAACTATGCTCTGCGCGGGCTGCTCAGCGTGCGGTACACGCTGGTGGCTAAGGATGCCGATAGCAACTGGCAGGGCGAGGACATGGACGGCTGGGACCTGGTAGGCAGCACCAGCGCCTACCAGATCTACGAGAACAAAAACTGGGTGCCCATGGGTTTTGCCCAGCAGTATTATGTCACCGCCGATCAGCTGGACCAGGTAGGCGAGGACAGCCGCGCCCAGATATTGTTGCGGGCGGTGTTACTGGACGAGGACCAGATCGCCGCCTATGGCGACCTGCTGCAGCCTATCCCGGACGACAGGCTGACCAACTGCACGCAGGACACCTACGCCGAGGATTGCACCGCCTGCCGTGCCGAGGCCGTGGAAAACTTTACCGCCACCCGCACCGGCTTTACTGCCGAGACGGACTACGACACCGACCGGCTGGTGTTTTTCAGTGTGCCCTACGACGACGGCTTTACCGCCGCCATCAACGGGGAACCGGCCAAAATCGAAAAGGTCGATAACGGCCTGATGGCCCTGCGCGTCCCGGCGGGGCAGACCAGCATCACCTGCACCTACCACACCCCCGGCCTGCGCACCGGCACCATCATCAGCCTGGCTGCGCTGGCGGTGTATGGGGCTTATTTAGTGGTGTTGAAAAGGAAAAAATGCCTGTAA
- a CDS encoding RNA-binding transcriptional accessory protein: MSDYAQQLAAELNLSAKNVQGAIDLIDQGNTIPFIARYRKEVTGSMDDQVLRDLGDRLEYLRGLDKRKEEVTSSITEQGAMTPELTAALSKAKTLAEVEDLYRPYKPKRKTRASIAKARGLQPLADALLKQDAAFDPNAAAADYINEEVPDAAAALAGAKDIIAEAVSDDAACRAELRRYYRAFGRITSVKAKDEDSVYAQYYDYAEPLNKIPGHRVLALDRGEREGFLKVSIQVDAERAGGIVAWMFARKKTGGASAQLVEEAALDAYSRLIHPSLENELRGELSDAAAEGAIHVFGDNLRQLLLQPPIRGKTVMGLDPGYRMGCKVAVVDPTGKVLDTNVVYPVPEFKRVDQAKKTIKSMVLKNGVEVMAIGNGTAGHETEEFAAQVIRELDDEKNLHLQYMVVSEAGASVYSASKLAAEEFPQYDVNLRSAVSIARRLQDPLAELVKIDPKAVGVGQYQHDMPQKRLNETLDGVVEDCVNSVGVDLNTASAPLLRRVAGVSAATAKNIVAWREEEGAFTSRAQLKKVKGLGPKAYEQCAGFLRLPEAKNRLDATAVHPESYPAAKALLDACGYTTAEIGSDKLAGLPAAVKAKGTKNLCETLGIGEPTLNDIVAELCKPGRDVRDSLPKPLLRSDVMSLEDLKPGMELTGTVRNVIDFGAFVDLGVHQDGLVHVSQISDKFIKHPSEVLKVGDIVRVKVLNVDTAKKRIALTMKGLH; this comes from the coding sequence ATGTCTGATTATGCACAGCAGCTTGCTGCCGAATTGAATCTTTCTGCTAAAAATGTCCAGGGTGCGATCGACCTGATCGACCAGGGCAATACTATCCCGTTTATCGCCCGCTACCGCAAGGAGGTCACCGGCTCGATGGACGACCAGGTGCTGCGTGACCTGGGTGACCGCCTGGAATACCTGCGCGGCCTGGATAAGCGCAAGGAGGAGGTCACTTCCTCCATCACCGAGCAGGGCGCCATGACCCCCGAACTGACTGCCGCCCTCTCCAAGGCCAAGACGCTGGCCGAGGTCGAGGACCTTTACCGCCCCTACAAGCCCAAGCGCAAGACCCGCGCCAGCATCGCCAAGGCTCGCGGGCTGCAACCCCTGGCCGATGCGCTGCTCAAGCAGGACGCTGCCTTTGACCCCAACGCTGCAGCGGCGGACTATATCAACGAGGAAGTCCCCGATGCCGCCGCTGCGCTGGCCGGTGCCAAGGACATCATCGCCGAGGCTGTTTCTGACGATGCCGCCTGCCGCGCCGAATTGCGTCGCTACTACCGCGCCTTCGGCCGCATCACCAGCGTCAAGGCCAAGGATGAGGACAGCGTCTACGCTCAGTATTACGACTACGCCGAGCCGCTGAACAAGATTCCCGGTCACCGCGTGCTGGCCCTGGACCGCGGCGAGCGGGAAGGCTTTTTGAAAGTCAGTATTCAGGTGGATGCCGAGCGTGCCGGGGGCATCGTGGCCTGGATGTTCGCCCGCAAAAAGACCGGCGGTGCCAGCGCCCAGCTGGTGGAAGAAGCCGCTCTGGATGCCTACAGCCGCCTGATCCACCCCAGCCTGGAAAACGAACTGCGGGGTGAACTTTCGGACGCCGCTGCTGAGGGTGCCATCCATGTCTTTGGCGACAACCTGCGCCAGTTGCTGCTCCAGCCGCCCATCCGCGGCAAAACCGTCATGGGTCTGGACCCCGGCTACCGCATGGGCTGCAAGGTGGCCGTCGTCGACCCCACCGGCAAGGTGCTGGATACCAACGTGGTATACCCTGTGCCGGAGTTCAAGCGCGTTGACCAGGCAAAAAAGACCATCAAATCGATGGTTCTCAAAAACGGCGTTGAGGTCATGGCCATCGGCAACGGCACCGCCGGCCACGAGACCGAGGAATTCGCCGCCCAGGTCATCCGGGAACTGGACGACGAGAAAAATCTGCACTTGCAGTACATGGTCGTCAGCGAGGCAGGCGCGTCGGTCTACTCTGCCAGCAAGCTGGCTGCCGAGGAGTTCCCCCAGTACGATGTCAACCTGCGCAGTGCGGTGTCTATCGCTCGCCGTTTGCAGGACCCGCTGGCCGAGCTGGTCAAAATCGACCCCAAGGCAGTCGGCGTGGGCCAGTACCAGCACGATATGCCCCAAAAGCGCCTGAACGAGACGCTGGACGGCGTGGTGGAGGACTGTGTTAACTCGGTGGGCGTTGACCTGAACACCGCCAGTGCGCCGCTGCTGCGCCGTGTGGCGGGCGTCAGCGCTGCCACGGCCAAAAATATCGTCGCCTGGCGTGAGGAGGAGGGGGCTTTCACCTCCCGTGCCCAGCTGAAAAAGGTCAAGGGCCTCGGCCCCAAAGCCTATGAGCAGTGCGCGGGCTTCCTGCGCCTGCCCGAGGCCAAGAACCGCCTGGATGCCACCGCTGTCCACCCCGAAAGCTACCCCGCCGCCAAGGCCCTGCTGGATGCCTGCGGCTACACCACTGCCGAGATCGGCAGCGACAAACTGGCGGGTTTGCCTGCCGCTGTCAAGGCTAAGGGCACCAAGAACCTGTGTGAGACGCTGGGCATTGGCGAGCCGACGCTGAACGACATCGTGGCCGAGCTGTGTAAGCCGGGCCGCGACGTACGCGACAGCCTGCCCAAGCCCCTGCTGCGCAGCGATGTCATGAGCCTGGAAGATCTCAAGCCCGGCATGGAGCTGACCGGCACCGTGCGCAATGTCATCGACTTCGGTGCGTTCGTTGATTTGGGCGTGCACCAGGACGGCCTTGTGCATGTCTCCCAGATCAGCGATAAGTTCATCAAGCATCCCAGCGAGGTGCTGAAGGTGGGCGATATTGTCAGAGTGAAGGTTTTAAACGTGGATACCGCCAAAAAGCGCATTGCCCTGACGATGAAGGGCCTGCATTGA
- a CDS encoding HPr family phosphocarrier protein yields MMVKQVKVSNFTEVKGIVSAAAKCYNDVGVHDMKGSIADAKSILGMMSLDYSHPVKIVCENEHDLNSVVNALKQ; encoded by the coding sequence ATGATGGTGAAACAAGTCAAGGTTTCCAATTTTACTGAGGTAAAGGGGATCGTGTCTGCTGCCGCCAAGTGCTATAACGATGTCGGAGTTCACGATATGAAGGGCAGCATTGCCGATGCCAAGAGCATCCTGGGCATGATGAGCCTGGATTACAGCCACCCCGTCAAGATCGTCTGCGAGAACGAGCACGATCTGAACAGCGTTGTCAACGCGCTGAAACAGTAA
- the rplM gene encoding 50S ribosomal protein L13, with protein sequence MSTTLAKPAEMADRKWYVIDAAGKPLGRVAAKAAVILRGKNKTTFTPNVDCGDHVIIINCDQAVLTGKKMEKKFHRTHSGWIGGLKETQYKTLMAENSDKAMTYAVKGMVPSNTIGTKAMTRLHCYKAADHANAAQKPEAVEI encoded by the coding sequence ATGAGCACGACTCTCGCTAAGCCCGCTGAAATGGCTGACCGCAAGTGGTATGTGATCGACGCCGCCGGCAAACCCCTCGGCCGCGTTGCTGCCAAGGCTGCTGTCATCCTGCGCGGTAAGAACAAGACCACCTTTACTCCTAACGTTGACTGTGGTGACCATGTCATCATCATCAACTGCGACCAGGCTGTCCTGACCGGCAAGAAGATGGAGAAGAAGTTCCATCGCACTCACTCCGGCTGGATCGGCGGCCTGAAGGAGACCCAGTACAAGACCCTGATGGCTGAGAACAGCGACAAGGCTATGACCTACGCTGTCAAGGGCATGGTTCCCTCTAACACCATCGGCACCAAGGCTATGACCCGCCTGCACTGCTACAAGGCTGCTGACCACGCAAATGCTGCCCAGAAGCCCGAAGCTGTTGAGATTTAA
- the rpsI gene encoding 30S ribosomal protein S9 produces MYETKPYFYGTGRRKHSVARVRVYNGTGKVTINGRDINDYFGLETLKLLVNSPLVLTENEGKFDVVVNVVGGGCAGQAGAIRHGLSRALLQFNPELRPALKKAGFLTRDPRMKERKKYGLKAARRAPQFSKR; encoded by the coding sequence ATGTACGAGACGAAACCTTATTTCTACGGCACTGGCCGTCGTAAGCATTCCGTTGCCCGCGTTCGCGTTTACAATGGTACCGGCAAGGTCACCATCAACGGCCGCGATATCAACGATTACTTTGGCCTCGAGACCCTGAAGCTGCTCGTCAACAGCCCCCTGGTTCTGACTGAGAACGAGGGCAAGTTTGACGTCGTTGTCAACGTTGTTGGCGGTGGCTGTGCTGGCCAGGCTGGCGCTATCCGCCACGGCCTGTCCCGCGCCCTGCTGCAGTTCAACCCTGAGCTGCGCCCGGCTCTGAAGAAGGCTGGCTTCCTGACTCGCGATCCTCGTATGAAGGAACGTAAGAAGTACGGTCTCAAAGCAGCACGTCGCGCTCCGCAGTTCAGCAAGCGATAA
- a CDS encoding GHKL domain-containing protein, which produces MLAGLPQAQAAPWFCLRAVICYHAICWLFAAIAYYPATHSVRRMVEDENFAQTWYVFWVLPLVFIALNLFMIPKYADTLYTGRVLQGYFVISIALLFLMLFFTAIFLLMAISINRNVRLRQENQLLSMQQQRYESLKAAIEEARQARHDLRHQLCQLAALAEEGNLEKIKAYLSGAVSRIPSLELHFCENRAADGVVGYYCALAKREQIPFSVQLDLPECLPVDEINLCLVLSNLLENALEASLRTAPARRRIELTAYLHGNNLALIQVENTYDGVIREKDGIFQSSKRKGEGVGIQSVRHIAEKSGGVSTITYQDGLFCAKVMLCG; this is translated from the coding sequence ATGCTGGCCGGTTTGCCGCAGGCGCAGGCTGCGCCATGGTTCTGTCTGCGGGCCGTGATTTGCTATCATGCGATCTGCTGGCTGTTTGCCGCCATCGCCTATTATCCTGCGACGCACAGCGTGCGGAGGATGGTCGAGGACGAAAATTTTGCGCAGACCTGGTATGTGTTCTGGGTGCTGCCGCTGGTGTTCATTGCGCTGAATCTGTTTATGATCCCCAAGTATGCGGACACGCTCTATACCGGGCGTGTTTTGCAGGGGTATTTTGTGATCAGCATCGCACTTTTGTTTTTGATGCTTTTCTTCACCGCAATCTTCCTTCTGATGGCGATCAGCATCAACCGGAATGTGAGATTGCGGCAGGAGAACCAGCTGCTTTCCATGCAGCAGCAGCGCTACGAAAGCCTGAAAGCTGCCATTGAGGAAGCACGGCAGGCGCGGCACGATCTGCGCCACCAACTATGTCAGCTCGCTGCCCTTGCAGAAGAAGGGAATCTTGAAAAGATCAAAGCCTATCTTTCCGGCGCAGTTTCTAGAATTCCGAGTCTGGAGCTGCATTTCTGTGAAAACCGGGCGGCAGACGGCGTGGTCGGGTATTACTGCGCACTTGCGAAGCGGGAGCAGATCCCATTTTCCGTGCAGCTCGATCTGCCGGAATGTCTTCCTGTAGACGAAATCAATCTGTGTCTGGTTCTCTCTAATCTGCTGGAAAATGCCCTGGAAGCCAGCCTGCGTACTGCACCTGCCAGACGCAGAATCGAGCTGACCGCCTATCTGCATGGCAACAATCTGGCACTGATTCAGGTTGAAAACACCTATGACGGAGTTATCCGGGAAAAAGACGGGATATTCCAGTCCTCCAAGCGAAAAGGAGAAGGTGTTGGTATCCAGTCCGTCCGCCATATCGCAGAAAAATCTGGTGGAGTAAGTACAATTACCTATCAGGACGGCCTGTTCTGCGCAAAGGTCATGCTCTGCGGATAA